Proteins from one Pontibacter korlensis genomic window:
- a CDS encoding transposase, whose product MAIRELAVTDTECMLLHVVTTEASVKEIANLEDVLGEVEMSEHIPFYADKGYVSEKNRKLVKGKKLKDRIQKKTVQGRH is encoded by the coding sequence ATGGCTATAAGAGAGCTTGCCGTTACTGATACGGAGTGCATGCTGCTGCATGTAGTGACAACAGAGGCGAGTGTGAAAGAGATTGCAAACCTGGAAGATGTGCTCGGAGAAGTAGAGATGTCGGAGCATATTCCGTTTTATGCAGATAAAGGGTATGTTTCAGAGAAGAACCGGAAACTGGTGAAAGGAAAGAAGCTAAAGGACCGGATACAGAAGAAAACCGTACAGGGCAGGCATTAA
- the gpmI gene encoding 2,3-bisphosphoglycerate-independent phosphoglycerate mutase, translating to MQKKTILIILDGWGITPEGGRNVSAIAQANTPFINKVWREQPHSQLQAHGIAVGLPEDQMGNSEVGHITLGAGRVVYQSLVKINMGIEDRSLSKNKVLLDALAYAKKEGKKVHFMGLVSDGGIHAHIFHLKALCSIAREQEVKELYIHAFTDGRDADPKSGIGFLEDLEAHLQQTTGRLASIIGRYYAMDRGKNWHRTAMAYQALVNGKADTCVAVEDWKAAMQQRYDSGETDEFVKPIVLMQEQELVATIGEGDVVVCFNFRTDRARQLTEALTQRDFPDHDMHKLDLRYLTMTRYDETFENVGVLFENPNLQNTLGEVLSKAGKKQIRIAETTKYPHVTYFFNGGQEKEFEGEERIMVDSPDVPTFDQKPEMSAVGIRYAILSKLREQGTDFICLNFANADMVGHTGDMQAAIKACETVDSCLQTVAETALEAGYAIIILADHGNAEKMKSSDGSPFTAHTTSPVPCILLGAEEGTKLKDGKLGDVAPTILTLMGIPKPEEMSGSVLIEKGEAIQ from the coding sequence ATGCAAAAGAAAACTATACTCATCATCCTCGACGGCTGGGGCATCACGCCTGAAGGAGGAAGAAACGTGTCGGCCATTGCCCAGGCCAATACGCCTTTTATAAATAAAGTATGGCGCGAGCAGCCGCACAGCCAGTTGCAGGCGCACGGCATTGCGGTGGGCCTGCCTGAAGACCAGATGGGAAACTCCGAAGTCGGGCATATAACCTTGGGCGCAGGGCGGGTGGTGTACCAATCGCTGGTGAAGATAAACATGGGTATCGAAGACCGCAGCCTGAGCAAAAACAAAGTTTTGCTCGATGCCCTTGCCTATGCCAAAAAGGAGGGGAAAAAGGTGCATTTCATGGGATTGGTGTCGGACGGCGGCATCCATGCGCACATCTTCCACCTGAAAGCCCTTTGCTCGATTGCCCGGGAGCAGGAGGTGAAAGAGCTATATATACATGCCTTCACCGACGGCCGCGATGCCGATCCCAAAAGCGGCATCGGCTTTCTGGAGGATTTAGAGGCTCACTTACAGCAGACCACGGGCAGGTTGGCCAGCATCATCGGCCGCTACTATGCCATGGATCGCGGCAAAAACTGGCACCGCACCGCCATGGCTTACCAGGCCCTGGTAAATGGCAAAGCCGATACTTGTGTAGCGGTAGAAGACTGGAAAGCGGCCATGCAGCAGAGGTATGACAGCGGCGAAACCGACGAGTTTGTCAAACCCATCGTACTAATGCAGGAGCAGGAGCTCGTAGCCACCATAGGGGAGGGGGATGTGGTGGTGTGTTTCAACTTCCGCACAGACCGAGCGCGGCAGCTGACAGAGGCGCTCACGCAGCGAGATTTCCCTGACCACGACATGCACAAGCTTGACCTTAGATACCTCACCATGACGCGCTACGATGAGACCTTTGAGAATGTGGGGGTGCTGTTCGAAAACCCGAACCTGCAAAACACATTGGGTGAGGTACTGTCCAAGGCAGGCAAAAAGCAGATCCGCATCGCCGAAACAACCAAGTACCCGCACGTGACGTACTTTTTCAATGGCGGACAGGAAAAGGAGTTTGAGGGGGAGGAGCGCATCATGGTGGATTCGCCCGATGTACCCACTTTTGACCAGAAACCAGAGATGAGCGCCGTAGGCATACGCTACGCTATTCTGTCCAAGCTGCGGGAGCAGGGCACCGACTTCATCTGCCTCAACTTCGCCAACGCCGATATGGTAGGCCACACCGGCGACATGCAGGCGGCTATCAAAGCCTGCGAAACCGTGGACAGTTGCCTCCAAACCGTTGCCGAAACCGCCTTAGAGGCAGGTTATGCTATTATCATCCTGGCCGACCACGGTAACGCCGAGAAAATGAAAAGCTCTGACGGCTCTCCCTTCACCGCCCACACCACCAGCCCTGTACCTTGCATCTTACTTGGCGCGGAGGAAGGCACAAAGCTGAAAGACGGAAAGTTAGGTGATGTCGCCCCCACCATCCTTACCCTTATGGGTATCCCCAAACCCGAAGAAATGAGCGGTTCTGTTTTGATAGAGAAAGGGGAGGCAATTCAATAA